The Paenibacillus sp. MBLB1832 genome has a window encoding:
- a CDS encoding extracellular solute-binding protein, with product MKSFRMAVSMVSVAAIMTSLAACSTEKKSEATPAVNSPSVPAKIKMYVPDFNQPVSTSNAMEIPFVKYLAEKTNTNLNIEFMSASNAIENYRLKVASGDYGDVHLGYGLFDDLIVAGRAMDLKPYIDKYGPNIKKNVPQETWDAITDKGKILGIPSPSFAKTERILYIRKDWLDKLGLQVPKTSDELLHVLREFRDKDPNGNGKKDEIPFSMRDKWSWGENIFGMFGINPDNPVLENGEIINGNMSVNMKKAIGFFKTLYDEKLLDADFLTNQRPQWEQKIKADQVGVWNHAVDLLPKWQDDLNKALPDKKPQVITIATPKANGVTGPVGRIINPISKAYIVDKDAKNPEAIVKLFDWLYSEEGQRFAEMGIEGDTYKKEGDKYVYDAKKDTDSKVNQLRENLFKMHSFNESITAVKQSPEIAAKLKTTVDQANSEGVSYPLLGKPVNPQLNGVKTNLDNAWREMAAKIVVGNSPLDATFDEYVKRYRTEGGAILKEDTDWYNANKKK from the coding sequence ATGAAATCGTTTAGAATGGCAGTAAGCATGGTGAGTGTAGCAGCAATTATGACCAGTTTGGCGGCTTGCTCCACAGAGAAGAAGAGTGAAGCTACACCTGCTGTGAATTCACCGAGTGTTCCGGCCAAGATCAAAATGTATGTTCCAGATTTTAACCAGCCGGTATCAACGAGCAATGCTATGGAAATCCCGTTCGTTAAATATTTGGCGGAGAAGACGAATACAAATTTGAATATTGAGTTCATGTCTGCCTCCAATGCGATTGAGAATTACCGGTTGAAGGTTGCTTCGGGAGATTACGGTGACGTTCATTTAGGCTACGGTTTATTCGATGATCTCATTGTTGCAGGGCGTGCGATGGATCTAAAGCCATACATCGATAAATATGGTCCGAACATCAAGAAGAATGTGCCACAGGAAACCTGGGATGCGATTACAGATAAAGGTAAGATACTTGGAATTCCTTCACCGTCCTTTGCCAAAACTGAGCGAATTCTGTACATCCGCAAGGATTGGTTAGACAAGCTGGGTCTGCAGGTGCCCAAAACATCGGATGAGCTGCTGCATGTACTGCGTGAATTCCGGGATAAGGACCCGAATGGCAACGGCAAAAAGGATGAAATCCCATTCTCCATGCGCGACAAGTGGTCGTGGGGAGAAAATATTTTTGGCATGTTTGGGATCAATCCGGATAATCCGGTTTTGGAGAATGGAGAAATTATTAACGGCAATATGTCTGTGAATATGAAGAAGGCAATTGGTTTCTTTAAGACGTTGTATGATGAAAAGCTGCTGGATGCCGATTTCCTAACGAATCAGCGTCCCCAATGGGAACAAAAGATTAAAGCGGACCAGGTCGGCGTATGGAACCATGCGGTTGATTTGCTGCCAAAATGGCAGGATGATTTGAACAAGGCTCTTCCGGATAAAAAGCCGCAAGTTATTACGATTGCAACTCCCAAGGCAAATGGAGTAACAGGACCCGTAGGTCGCATCATTAATCCTATTAGCAAAGCTTATATTGTGGACAAGGACGCCAAGAACCCTGAAGCGATCGTGAAGCTTTTTGATTGGCTGTATTCGGAAGAGGGGCAGCGCTTTGCCGAAATGGGCATTGAAGGCGATACCTACAAAAAAGAAGGCGACAAGTATGTGTACGACGCAAAAAAGGATACAGACAGCAAAGTAAATCAGCTTCGCGAGAATTTATTCAAAATGCACAGCTTCAATGAAAGCATTACAGCAGTCAAACAATCTCCGGAGATTGCAGCCAAGCTGAAAACTACCGTGGATCAAGCCAATAGTGAAGGTGTTTCATACCCGCTGTTAGGCAAGCCCGTGAATCCCCAGTTAAATGGTGTAAAGACGAATTTGGATAATGCATGGCGCGAAATGGCAGCGAAGATTGTCGTAGGCAATTCTCCGCTGGATGCAACCTTCGATGAGTATGTGAAGCGATATCGTACAGAAGGTGGAGCCATTCTGAAGGAAGATACCGATTGGTACAACGCGAATAAGAAGAAGTAA
- a CDS encoding carbohydrate ABC transporter permease, giving the protein MADIKIKQSPAERLFDVINGGFLLVVAAFIMIPVLHVVAGAFSSTNAIVQGQVGIWPVAFSWDNIHYVIANSAFWKSFQISILVVTIGTLLNIVLTVLTAYPLSKHDLKWRQGVIIYILITMIFQAPLIPTFLVVKQLGMLNTLWALIIPSAISAFNMILCLTFFRSLPEELFEAARVDGMGEYRILYQIAVPLSKPIMVTLMLFYAVGHWNNFFSALIYVTKPTLRPLQLYLYNVINGGSTNESSSALLESAMTVSPQGIQMATIVISTVPIVLIYPFIQKHFIKGALVGSLKE; this is encoded by the coding sequence GTGGCGGATATTAAAATCAAACAATCACCGGCAGAGCGGCTATTCGATGTAATCAATGGAGGCTTCCTGCTTGTAGTAGCAGCCTTCATTATGATCCCGGTGTTGCATGTAGTTGCGGGTGCCTTCAGCTCGACGAATGCAATTGTGCAGGGTCAAGTGGGAATATGGCCTGTCGCTTTTAGCTGGGATAATATTCATTATGTGATTGCCAATTCGGCTTTCTGGAAGTCGTTTCAAATTTCCATTCTTGTCGTTACTATAGGAACATTATTAAATATTGTTCTGACCGTCCTGACGGCGTATCCGTTATCTAAACATGATTTAAAGTGGCGTCAAGGTGTAATTATTTACATTTTGATTACGATGATTTTCCAGGCACCACTCATTCCCACCTTCTTGGTTGTTAAGCAATTGGGAATGCTCAATACGCTGTGGGCACTGATCATTCCATCGGCAATCAGCGCTTTCAATATGATTCTCTGCCTGACATTCTTCCGTTCTTTACCTGAGGAGCTTTTTGAAGCGGCGCGTGTGGATGGCATGGGTGAATATCGCATTCTTTACCAGATTGCCGTTCCTTTGTCCAAGCCCATTATGGTCACTTTGATGTTATTTTATGCCGTGGGACACTGGAACAATTTTTTCTCCGCACTGATCTATGTGACGAAGCCGACTCTGCGCCCTCTGCAGCTCTATTTGTACAATGTCATTAATGGAGGCAGTACAAACGAAAGCTCCTCTGCGCTGCTGGAATCAGCAATGACCGTTTCCCCCCAAGGGATTCAGATGGCGACTATCGTTATTTCAACCGTGCCAATCGTATTGATTTATCCATTTATTCAAAAGCATTTTATTAAAGGCGCACTTGTAGGCTCGCTCAAGGAATAA
- a CDS encoding ABC transporter permease, with protein sequence MYAERIDVSPNRTVSTTNGRDKRQGLGSYIRKYNAFYVMLIPGLLYFFVFKYLPLIGSVIAFQDYNFMLGLEGFWKSPWVGLKHFEAIFEYPHLRNIVWNTIILSIYQIVFSFPAPIILALLLNEIRMMAAKRVLQTIVYLPHFFSWTVVFGFSFMLLSSRGLVNELIGSLGGEPIMFLQSVDHFRSIMVISGMWKEMGWSAIIYLAAIAGISPSLYEAAKMDGAGRWKQFVHITMPGLLPTVMILLLLRVGNVLEIGFEQVFVFQNPANLPVSEILDTYAYRTGIQTGLYSVTAAIGLFKSLVGMTLLLFANRISKSTTGESIY encoded by the coding sequence ATGTATGCAGAGAGGATCGATGTGTCACCGAACCGTACGGTTAGCACAACGAACGGAAGGGATAAGAGACAAGGCCTTGGCAGCTATATCCGCAAGTATAATGCGTTTTATGTCATGCTAATTCCCGGTTTGCTGTACTTTTTCGTGTTTAAGTATTTGCCATTGATAGGAAGCGTTATCGCATTTCAGGATTACAATTTTATGCTGGGGCTGGAAGGCTTCTGGAAAAGCCCTTGGGTGGGACTAAAGCACTTTGAAGCCATTTTCGAATATCCCCATCTACGAAATATTGTTTGGAACACAATTATTTTAAGTATCTATCAAATTGTGTTTTCGTTTCCTGCACCGATCATTCTGGCACTCTTGCTTAATGAAATTAGGATGATGGCAGCTAAGCGGGTTCTTCAAACGATTGTGTATTTACCTCACTTCTTTTCCTGGACTGTGGTTTTTGGATTTTCCTTCATGCTGCTATCCTCCCGGGGACTGGTGAATGAGCTCATTGGTTCATTAGGAGGGGAACCGATCATGTTTCTACAGAGTGTCGATCATTTTCGTTCTATCATGGTGATCTCAGGGATGTGGAAGGAGATGGGATGGAGTGCCATTATTTACTTGGCGGCTATTGCCGGAATCTCCCCTTCCCTTTATGAAGCGGCCAAAATGGACGGCGCCGGAAGATGGAAGCAATTTGTTCATATTACGATGCCGGGATTGCTCCCAACCGTCATGATTCTTCTGCTGCTCAGAGTTGGAAATGTACTGGAAATTGGTTTCGAGCAAGTGTTTGTATTTCAGAATCCGGCGAATCTGCCCGTATCTGAAATCCTTGACACCTATGCATACCGTACTGGCATACAAACCGGCTTGTACAGTGTCACAGCAGCTATTGGTTTGTTTAAGTCACTGGTCGGTATGACCTTATTATTGTTTGCGAACCGCATTAGTAAATCAACGACCGGAGAGAGCATCTATTAG
- a CDS encoding cache domain-containing sensor histidine kinase has product MKRNRTSLQRKLLIMNISVILCMVLSIGLFSYYETSRTIRQDVERFSNLVLKQGNLNLNRYFNEYEQALSLIGLSRDYQEWINASQGNRIQMYLAYTQLEEKNFTPFNRLHPEIVSITLYNRNGNEMSYALKGMDKDYTVTSEPWFQTLPESGKTQIYLVQSHHILTSDGKPTYMPLLSFVKNFTTYNGQNGFIKMDVSLEPINRILNEMELAENGIGFIVDKNGIIVAHPNTEQIGHAADADLMREVQQKENGFFSRKRTNELVMFQTVPFTGWKSVVEVPFGEVSQSIVRVRNMTFSISIIGIMAASILIVTLISKYMAGIRNIRQVIKQTELGKMEPRATIIGHDEVGDLGRAYNSMLDNLQSVIHQLSESKVKQKEAAYHALQSQINSHFLYNTLESINSLANMIDHQPIQTMTVGLSRMLRYSAALHDRNVTIGDEIRHVIHFMNIIKIRYEEKFQYEIEDLEGCSEIPCIVAVFQPIVENSIKHGLEKTGLPLFVHIRLIRESTEYMAVHFQDNGPGFTQDELDRLSQQLHDPDFLVKYNHLKHIGLLNVHYRIRMMFPDSEAGVFLANAEGGRGALVTLRFPCQPVKGAD; this is encoded by the coding sequence ATGAAAAGAAATAGGACCTCCTTGCAGCGAAAATTGCTGATCATGAATATTTCGGTGATCTTATGCATGGTTCTGTCCATCGGGTTATTCAGTTATTATGAGACCTCGCGAACAATCCGACAGGATGTGGAGCGCTTTAGCAATCTGGTACTCAAGCAAGGAAATTTGAATTTAAATCGGTACTTTAATGAATATGAGCAGGCTCTGTCGCTGATTGGATTAAGCAGAGATTATCAGGAATGGATCAATGCGAGCCAAGGGAACCGGATCCAAATGTATTTGGCCTACACGCAGCTGGAGGAGAAGAATTTCACACCCTTTAACCGCTTGCATCCAGAGATAGTAAGTATCACCTTATATAATAGAAATGGAAATGAAATGTCTTATGCGCTCAAGGGGATGGACAAGGATTATACCGTAACTAGCGAGCCTTGGTTCCAAACGCTACCAGAGAGCGGTAAAACGCAGATTTACTTAGTTCAGTCGCATCATATCCTGACCTCTGACGGGAAGCCGACATACATGCCTTTGCTCTCTTTTGTCAAAAACTTCACCACCTATAATGGACAAAACGGTTTTATTAAGATGGATGTTTCCCTGGAACCGATCAACCGTATTCTCAATGAAATGGAGCTTGCCGAGAACGGCATCGGATTCATCGTAGACAAAAATGGGATCATCGTAGCCCATCCGAATACCGAGCAAATCGGTCATGCTGCAGACGCCGATCTTATGAGGGAAGTTCAGCAAAAGGAAAATGGATTTTTCTCCAGAAAAAGAACAAATGAACTTGTCATGTTCCAGACCGTTCCATTTACTGGTTGGAAATCTGTTGTGGAGGTTCCATTCGGGGAAGTATCCCAGAGCATTGTCCGAGTGCGCAATATGACATTCAGCATATCCATCATTGGAATTATGGCTGCCAGCATACTGATCGTAACACTTATATCGAAATATATGGCAGGAATTCGCAATATAAGGCAGGTCATTAAACAAACGGAGCTTGGTAAAATGGAGCCAAGAGCGACGATCATCGGACATGACGAGGTGGGGGACCTCGGAAGAGCATACAATTCCATGCTGGACAATTTGCAGAGTGTCATCCATCAATTGTCGGAATCGAAGGTGAAGCAAAAGGAGGCAGCCTACCATGCGCTCCAATCCCAAATTAATTCTCATTTTCTGTATAATACGCTTGAATCGATTAATTCCCTTGCCAATATGATAGATCATCAGCCCATTCAGACGATGACCGTGGGCTTGTCCAGAATGCTGCGTTATTCGGCTGCTTTGCACGACAGGAACGTAACCATCGGAGACGAGATCCGGCACGTCATTCATTTTATGAATATCATTAAAATACGCTACGAGGAAAAGTTTCAATATGAAATTGAAGACTTAGAGGGATGCTCGGAAATTCCCTGTATCGTGGCTGTTTTCCAGCCTATCGTCGAGAATAGCATCAAACACGGCTTAGAGAAAACCGGGCTTCCCTTGTTTGTTCATATTCGTCTCATACGGGAGTCCACCGAATATATGGCTGTTCATTTCCAGGACAATGGCCCTGGCTTTACGCAGGACGAGCTTGATCGTTTATCTCAACAGCTTCATGATCCGGACTTTTTGGTTAAGTACAACCACTTGAAGCACATCGGCCTCCTTAACGTCCATTACCGGATACGGATGATGTTTCCCGATTCCGAAGCAGGTGTATTTCTGGCTAATGCAGAGGGTGGAAGAGGAGCGCTGGTAACCTTGCGTTTTCCTTGTCAACCAGTAAAGGGGGCTGACTAG
- a CDS encoding response regulator transcription factor, whose translation MYRILVVDDEPIIRNSLSKRIEQYSELTVVSGSVSNGNEALEWLEQHYADLCITDVRMPIVDGLTLIEEINGKYPWMKSIIVSSYDDFSYAKKGLQLGAVDYLLKPLDADMLYESLSRTVAVIDEHRHRHATDLLTGCLPQNRHMLDRWIEHVQTYKFDTMPLMVVDTLEMLEGWVGTNYYLLNPLAMVWLKLVVDSIKSDRTDLQLEEGKDLGLGEKTIPLAKLRSYFRLCAVRRLEEGAHRLFQATKGLRDIQSRRVVEQIKLMLKEHYTEKLSLQDVADHVEMSRSYIVNLFKQETGTTIWNYVVSLRMMKARELLLSTNMKAYEISFAVGYDNSMHFSQLFKGYYGLSPMEYKKRMEN comes from the coding sequence ATGTATCGTATACTTGTAGTGGATGATGAACCCATTATCCGTAACAGTTTGTCAAAGCGCATAGAACAATATAGTGAGCTAACCGTAGTATCAGGAAGTGTATCCAACGGTAATGAAGCATTAGAATGGCTGGAGCAACATTATGCGGATCTGTGCATTACGGACGTACGCATGCCCATTGTCGACGGATTAACATTAATAGAGGAAATTAACGGGAAATATCCTTGGATGAAGTCCATTATCGTATCCAGCTATGATGATTTCAGTTATGCCAAAAAAGGGCTTCAACTGGGGGCAGTCGATTATTTGCTCAAGCCCTTAGACGCTGACATGCTGTACGAATCGTTGAGTCGTACGGTGGCTGTTATCGATGAGCATCGGCATCGGCATGCAACGGACCTTTTGACTGGTTGTCTGCCCCAGAATCGGCATATGCTGGACCGTTGGATTGAACATGTACAGACGTACAAGTTCGATACGATGCCTCTCATGGTTGTTGATACGTTGGAAATGCTAGAGGGCTGGGTAGGGACGAATTATTATTTGCTCAACCCACTTGCAATGGTATGGCTAAAATTGGTAGTAGACTCCATAAAATCCGACCGGACCGATCTTCAATTGGAAGAAGGGAAGGATTTAGGCTTGGGTGAGAAGACGATCCCACTGGCCAAGCTCCGAAGCTACTTCCGGTTGTGCGCGGTTCGAAGGCTGGAGGAAGGAGCGCATCGTTTGTTTCAAGCCACGAAGGGACTGCGTGATATTCAATCCCGTAGAGTTGTGGAGCAAATCAAACTCATGCTTAAAGAGCACTACACGGAAAAGCTTAGCTTGCAGGATGTTGCTGACCATGTGGAGATGAGCCGCAGCTACATCGTGAACCTTTTTAAACAGGAAACGGGTACGACCATATGGAACTATGTTGTTTCCCTTCGGATGATGAAGGCCAGGGAGCTCTTGCTGTCTACTAACATGAAGGCTTATGAAATTTCCTTTGCTGTGGGTTATGACAATAGCATGCACTTCTCTCAGTTGTTTAAGGGTTATTACGGGCTTAGTCCTATGGAGTATAAGAAACGAATGGAAAACTGA
- a CDS encoding glycosyl hydrolase-related protein, with protein sequence MRITLLKAPKYPDTTCDIGHHHFTYSLYLHEGDWRTGRVDEEGWKFNVPFLVYPIAPESEAVSEKTWLTLESAGGVFLSALKPAEDGSDDLILRLYENHGARTPVKVIFPHTSILSASECDLMERELHSLNVVDTSICLAFTPFEIKTIRMKRLQGVQFHATGFPFRGDSY encoded by the coding sequence ATGCGGATCACACTTCTGAAGGCACCGAAATACCCGGATACCACCTGCGATATCGGTCATCATCATTTTACATATTCGCTTTATCTGCATGAGGGGGATTGGAGAACAGGGCGGGTGGACGAGGAGGGCTGGAAATTCAACGTTCCATTCCTTGTATATCCAATTGCTCCGGAATCGGAGGCTGTAAGTGAAAAGACATGGTTGACCTTGGAGTCAGCCGGAGGTGTGTTCTTGTCGGCCCTGAAGCCTGCGGAGGATGGATCCGATGATTTAATCCTGCGACTATACGAGAATCATGGAGCGAGGACTCCGGTTAAGGTTATTTTTCCGCACACATCTATTTTGTCTGCATCCGAATGCGATTTGATGGAACGGGAGCTTCACTCGCTAAACGTAGTCGATACATCGATTTGTCTTGCGTTTACTCCCTTCGAAATTAAGACGATCCGCATGAAACGCCTACAAGGCGTCCAATTCCATGCAACCGGTTTTCCATTCCGTGGAGATAGTTACTAA